Proteins co-encoded in one Macrobrachium rosenbergii isolate ZJJX-2024 chromosome 54, ASM4041242v1, whole genome shotgun sequence genomic window:
- the LOC136834807 gene encoding probable palmitoyltransferase ZDHHC24 isoform X2: protein MTYKLRIRKKLMPRTFADLSALVFMSFAIPAVYCFEVFIVAPTIYNSTLNVLHAIAGTFIVINIIGNFVAIILVDTSTQGLVLPSQVPPGWHVCANCESTAPPRSRHCPTCNVCILKKEHHCVFTGCCVGHANHRYFYIFLFYMWGSTLYCSFLNAFFIWPYVGGFNLWALVRLLLPGVWLLWEPSLNTLYAFLFSINVIGFLFMSVLIYYYTGLIITNTTTHENNNRKGQKYDLGRNHNIKVSLGERWYMTWLFPTVSSPLPYDGLDWNTYTGSKSVRPKTK, encoded by the exons ATGACTTACAAGTTGCGAATCAGAAAGAAGCTGATGCCCCGCACCTTTGCAGATCTCAGTGCTCTGGTGTTTATGTCGTTTGCCATTCCTGCTGTGTACTGTTTTGAG GTATTTATAGTGGCACCCACCATATACAACTCAACCCTGAATGTACTTCATGCGATTGCTGGTACGTTTATTGTGATCAACATAATTGGCAATTTTGTTGCCATTATTTTGGTCGATACATCAACACAAGGACTGGTACTGCCATCTCAG GTACCCCCAGGATGGCATGTTTGCGCCAACTGTGAGAGCACCGCACCCCCAAGGTCTCGCCATTGTCCAACTTGTAACGTTTGTATCTTGAAGAAAGAGCATCACTGTGTGTTTACGGGGTGCTGTGTTGGGCATGCAAACCACCGatacttttacattttcttgttttacatGTGGGGGTCTACCCTCTACTGTTCATTTCTGAATGCTTTCTTCATCTGGCCCTATGTAG GTGGCTTCAACTTGTGGGCACTGGTACGCCTCTTGCTGCCTGGTGTTTGGCTTCTGTGGGAGCCGTCACTAAATACTCTGTATGCCTTCCTCTTCTCCATCAATGTGATAGGATTTCTCTTCATGTCTgtcctcatttattattatacaggCCTGATAATAACCAACACAACAACGCACGAGAATAATAACCGAAAAGGTCAAAAGTATGACCTTGGGAGAAATCATAACATTAAG gtaaGCCTTGGCGAAAGATGGTATATGACTTGGCTTTTTCCCACTGTATCTTCTCCTCTCCCATATGATGGTCTAGACTGGAACACATATACTGGAAGTAAAAGCGTGAGACCCAAGACAAAGTAA
- the LOC136834807 gene encoding probable palmitoyltransferase ZDHHC24 isoform X1, producing the protein MESLFRSPNMTYKLRIRKKLMPRTFADLSALVFMSFAIPAVYCFEVFIVAPTIYNSTLNVLHAIAGTFIVINIIGNFVAIILVDTSTQGLVLPSQVPPGWHVCANCESTAPPRSRHCPTCNVCILKKEHHCVFTGCCVGHANHRYFYIFLFYMWGSTLYCSFLNAFFIWPYVGGFNLWALVRLLLPGVWLLWEPSLNTLYAFLFSINVIGFLFMSVLIYYYTGLIITNTTTHENNNRKGQKYDLGRNHNIKVSLGERWYMTWLFPTVSSPLPYDGLDWNTYTGSKSVRPKTK; encoded by the exons ATGGAGTCCCTCTTTAG ATCCCCAAACATGACTTACAAGTTGCGAATCAGAAAGAAGCTGATGCCCCGCACCTTTGCAGATCTCAGTGCTCTGGTGTTTATGTCGTTTGCCATTCCTGCTGTGTACTGTTTTGAG GTATTTATAGTGGCACCCACCATATACAACTCAACCCTGAATGTACTTCATGCGATTGCTGGTACGTTTATTGTGATCAACATAATTGGCAATTTTGTTGCCATTATTTTGGTCGATACATCAACACAAGGACTGGTACTGCCATCTCAG GTACCCCCAGGATGGCATGTTTGCGCCAACTGTGAGAGCACCGCACCCCCAAGGTCTCGCCATTGTCCAACTTGTAACGTTTGTATCTTGAAGAAAGAGCATCACTGTGTGTTTACGGGGTGCTGTGTTGGGCATGCAAACCACCGatacttttacattttcttgttttacatGTGGGGGTCTACCCTCTACTGTTCATTTCTGAATGCTTTCTTCATCTGGCCCTATGTAG GTGGCTTCAACTTGTGGGCACTGGTACGCCTCTTGCTGCCTGGTGTTTGGCTTCTGTGGGAGCCGTCACTAAATACTCTGTATGCCTTCCTCTTCTCCATCAATGTGATAGGATTTCTCTTCATGTCTgtcctcatttattattatacaggCCTGATAATAACCAACACAACAACGCACGAGAATAATAACCGAAAAGGTCAAAAGTATGACCTTGGGAGAAATCATAACATTAAG gtaaGCCTTGGCGAAAGATGGTATATGACTTGGCTTTTTCCCACTGTATCTTCTCCTCTCCCATATGATGGTCTAGACTGGAACACATATACTGGAAGTAAAAGCGTGAGACCCAAGACAAAGTAA